Below is a genomic region from Helianthus annuus cultivar XRQ/B chromosome 2, HanXRQr2.0-SUNRISE, whole genome shotgun sequence.
TAATTATATGGTGGTGTTTGATTCAAGCTCCATGGAGTAAACGTCTCCAATGGTCTTCTAAGAATGCTTCGAGGGATCAACTGCTCATAAATGCAAGCCGAGTATCCCCAAGCTATCGAAAATGCCCAGTTTTTTTGTTTGTGGTAGCAAACAGTTTGTTGGAGAAGGCGTGACTGGTCTACTTTAGCTGAAGTCATGAGATGTCTAAGAGACTTATGGCGGTCCATGGTGGGGAATATTGGAGAGACGATGTCGAGGTGGTGGAGGGAGATCAACGGTGCGTGTGGGTGAGCCGATAAGAACCCAGAAATGTTATGCACAAGATCAATCTATAATATCAGATTTTCTTTTTAGATATGGGTATTATGACGAAAGAGTGTGATTACATGGGGTATGAGTTTGAAACATATCTACAAAAGGGGTTGCAGCCCCTTTTGGTTGGGCGACATATAGCGCAAGTTATACATAATCACCTAGTTAAGCACTTTACATAATATTCCGAAATCAATGGCACACGTTAGACATATTAATTATAAAGATAATTATCCCAAATAATGATTCAAATATCTAAGTGTCTATGACTAAACATAATCTAAACAAAATAAATAACCATGAATGGACGTAAAACGAACATATTGCTAAACGTTCGTGAACGCAATTGAACGAACACGACCTTTGTTTGTGTTATTTTGTTTAATTAATCGAACGTAATTTTTtattcatgttcgtttatttattaaacgaacgaaacTTATCGCATAACGGTTCACGAATGGTTTGTTAAACGTtcgttcgtttacaaccctatttCCACCACTTAAAAATTTCACTTTTAGTTTTTGTTAAATAACATGTTATTTTTAGTATCTTTTAAAAAATCTAAatatttatttgtattatgtATGTTTTGATATAATTTTTATTGAATTTGAATATATCCAAAGTAACGGTTTTATAGTGAAataaaaaatactttattttgaaaagaactcgggttttaataaattttatataaaaacgtagaaaataataaaaaaactgtGTATTAAAATTTTTAAAAGTATTTTGGATATACGTTAATAGAGAAAActaaatgaaaactaaaaaattaaaaaacgaaaattttattgAAAGTTGTTGGAGATGTCTACCCCATGTCACAAATTCTCTATTAACATGCCATGTCATCGTTAATCTAAAAAATGTTAGGAGTAACATTTGATGCTTAATTAAGATTACCTGATGAAACCCTTTTTCAGACGTAAAAGGAACACCAAGATCAGTAATGCAAGCACTGATAATCTGATCGCTATTCAAATAAAACGGGTAAGTCTCTATACATCGATCAAGATTCGCGACCAAAGCCTCCACCAACGGGTAACTTAACGCAAACCCTCCACCACCGTATGCCATCTCGAACGAGATGTCCAAATTCGACTTAACACATTCGGACACACCACCAATATAGACATATTTGGTATGGTCATACCTCCCTAAAAGCTGGACCAAATTATCCAAGAAAAAGATTGTGTCATCATCTCCCATAACGTACCATCTAACATCCTTATCTCCCTCCCTGAACGATTCCAGGATTGTTCTCACGATCCTGATAACGTCAGGCTTCGCGTGTCTAGAGTACACCACAAGTTTT
It encodes:
- the LOC110918083 gene encoding uncharacterized protein LOC110918083; this translates as MLNPQKHDNMPTGFNVCKILAISAFILYILIMYHIYQSSVCTSPVNKKLKQATSSPPPPPSPPTDIRQLVFTIAGSVKTWRSRGSYFREWWRPNVTRGYIYFDKEPTAEFLPWPYDNFPPYRVSENTTKLVVYSRHAKPDVIRIVRTILESFREGDKDVRWYVMGDDDTIFFLDNLVQLLGRYDHTKYVYIGGVSECVKSNLDISFEMAYGGGGFALSYPLVEALVANLDRCIETYPFYLNSDQIISACITDLGVPFTSEKGFHQIDLVHNISGFLSAHPHAPLISLHHLDIVSPIFPTMDRHKSLRHLMTSAKVDQSRLLQQTVCYHKQKNWAFSIAWGYSACIYEQLIPRSILRRPLETFTPWSLNQTPPYNYMFNSRLLTTNSCETPHNFYFHSISNLNNDNNYYDSNSNITTYEVMTTYVRYKPRELPPCSPHHSADYITKIRVYSPATKLNFVGNRGECCDVLNVDGNNNTAEVRIRACKKTEIII